The DNA segment TCAGTTGTTAATGATTTTGGTCGTTCAATTGCATAACCTAATGCTCTGTCCCAAGTTAAATTAGCAAGAACACCTATTGCACGTCCTACGCCGAACAATACTGTATAGAAATCATATTCTCTTAATCCGAAGAACCATTGAATAACACCTGATTGTGCATCAACATTAGGCCAAGGATTTTTTGCTTTACCGTGTTCTTTTAAAATATCCGGAACTACTTTATACAATATATCAACAAATTTGAATAATTCATCATTCGGAAGATGTTTTAAGCAAAATTCTCTTTGAGATTGGTAACGCGGGTCTGTTTTTCTGAGAACTGCATGCCCGTATCCCGGAATTACATTTCCTGAGTTTAAAGTGTCCCAAACAAATTTTTTCATTTCATCTTCTGAAGGAACTTTGCCTCCCATTTTTTCACGAACACCTTGTACCCAAGATAAAACTTCTTGGTTTGCAAGTCCGTGAAGTGGTCCTGCTAATCCGTTTAATCCTGCTGATAATGAATAATATGCATCTGAAAGAGCAGAGCCTACTAAATGAGTTGTGTGTGCAGAAACATTACCTGATTCGTGATCTGAGTGAAGAATAAAATACATTCTTGCAACATCATCATAAGGGTCAGGAATTCCCATTTGATGTGCAAAGTTTCCGCCCATATCCAATGTATAATCGGGCTCGATAATCATATCGCTTTTGAACCTCATTCGGTAAATATAAGCGGCAACAGAAGGAATACGAGCAATAATATCGGTTGCATCTTCATACATATATTCCCAAGCATCCATTTTGTTGAATTTGCCTGAGCTGTAATACCTTGCAAATTTTGATTCTTGTTGCATTGATAATAATGCTGCCGAAAACATTGCCATAGGGTGAGTTTTGCCCGGCATTGCCCTCAATAAATCAATAACGTATTGCGGAAGTTGTCTTCTTTCTTTAAATTCTTCAACAACTTCTTCTGCTTCTTTTTGAGTAGGAACATCACCTGTTAATAAGAAGAACCAAAATCCTTCAACATAAGGATAATCTTTTCCTGCGGGTTTGGGCATTACTTCCATAACTTCCGGAATTGTTTTTCCTCTGAAACGAATACCTTCTTCCGGGTCGAGATAAGAAATGTCGGTTGTTAAACCTTTTACTCCTCTCATTCCGTTCATTGCTTGAGCAATGGTTACTTCTCCTACTTTAACGTCACCGTATTCTTTTAATAATTTAATTGTTCTGGGACGGTGTGCTTCAATTTTTTCTTTTAATCTTTTCTTTAAAGTTGACATGATTTATGTATATTTTTGTTAATTTTTTATAAATTAATCTATAAAAATATGAAAATCCGGTTCAAAATCATAATTAAACGTAAGTTTTATATTCATTAATACATATATTTAACAACATATCAGGCGTATTGCCTTGCAAATGTTTGTATTACAAAAAAAAGAGCGACAAAATGTCGCTCTCAAACTATACTTAGGTTTAAGTTATTGTTTAATAATTTTAAATTCTGTTCGCCTGTTTTCTTGGTGTTCTTTTTCTGAACATTTTACACCGTTTTTACAACGATTTTTCAGTTTAGTTTCTCCGTAACCTTTTCCGTAAATTCTGTTCGGATTTGAAATTCTTTCTTTAATATATTTTGCGGAAGATTTTGCACGTTTATCAGAAAGTTTTAAATTATAACTGTCACTTCCTCTGCTGTCGGTATGAGAACCCAGTTCAATAATCATATTTGGATTTTCAGTCATAACTTTTACAATTTTATCCAGTTCAATTGCTGCATCAGAGCGTATTGCATATTTATTCAAATCAAAATAGATAGGATTAATTTCAATAATATCATTTAAATCCATTCCTACTTCAATTTTATCAATAAACATTTTAAGTTCTTGTTTTCCCTCTGTTTTCAGAGTTATATCATAATCTACACTCTTTGTCATGTATCCGTCTTTTGACAGAATTAATTTGTACTTTAATTTATCATTTATTTTTTTATTCTTTGTTATTTTTTCAAAACTTCCTTTTTTGTTTGTAACAAATTTATCTGTCAGTTTTGTATCTTTATTTAATAGAATGACATTGACATTTTCTATTGGTTCATTTGTTTTTTTATCCATTATTGAAATAAAAACAGAAAAGTCAGTTTTTCCGGACAAAATCATGCTTGCATTAACTTTACCGGATATTCCTTTTGTATTAATAATATTTTCCCCGTTTGAAAACTTATCTTTTACCCCTTTAAGTTTATATTTCTTATCTGTTTCGACCGTAAATGAAAAATTACCGTTTTCGTCTGTTGTTTGCATTCCTATAATTTTGCCGGACTCATCAAACAGTATAACATTTGTTTCGGCTAATATATTTCCTTTGTCATCTTTTGTTGTTCCTTTAATTTCAACACCAAAAGGTTTTAACATATTAAAAGAATAAATATCATCGTTGCCTTTTCCTTCTTCTCGGCTTGAGGAGAAATATCCGGTTTTCATTTCTTTATCAATTATGAACGAAAAATCATCATAACTGCTGTTTATCGGTATTCCAGGATTTAAGGGTGTTGAAAAATCATTTTCTGAAACTTTTGTCATGAAAATATCTAAACCTCCTAAACCGGGCAATCCGTCTGAAGCAAAAAACAGATAACCGTTTTTATGAATAAACGGAAACATTTCATTTCCTTCGGTATTGATTTTTTCGCCTAAATTTACGGGTTCTGTCCAAATTTTATCTTCATTTAATTTAGATATGTATAAATCTACGCCTCCGAAACCGCCGGGCATATCAGATGCAAGATACATTGTTTTTCCGTCGGGAGTTAAACTTGCATGGGCTGTTGAAAACTCTTTGCTGTTAAACAAAAACGGACTCGGGTCTTTCCATTCTCCTTTTTCAAATTCGGAAAAATATAGTTGTAATTTATTTACATTATCTGAACTTTTGCCGGTATAATTATTTCTTGTAAAAACCATAAAAGTTCCGTTTTCGCTAAAAGATGCAGGACCTTCATGATATTTCTTGTTTATTGATTTTTTAAACGGTTTAATTTTAACTAAGTTACCATTCTCTGTCTCAGCAATGTACAAATCTAAATACGGTAATTTATTCCAGTTCCATTTTCTGTTTACAAACTGTGTTTGTTTTCTTGATGATGCAAAAACAATTTTATTTTTATAGTATGAAGTTCCGAAATCTTCCTGTTCATTATTGAAATCTATATTTTTAATTTCAAATTGATTTTTATCCTCTAATAATTTAGTATAAAAACCTTTGTTTTTTATGTATTCTTTACCTCTTTTATCTGAACTGTTGACTTTGTTAAATAATACCATCCATTTTTCGGATTCTGAATATTTTTTATTTACGGATAATACAAAAGCATAATTATAAATATCATCGCTAATTTTGTTGTCATCATTTGCTAATTGAGAATAATATTCCTCAGATTTAACATAATTACCGGTTTTGAAATAAGATTCAGCCAGTTTCCTTTTTAATTCATTTGATTTATCAGAAATACCTTCAAATTTTTCTATACACTCTGTATAAGAATAACTCTCATAGAAAAGATCTCCTTTTATTGTTTGATTATTTTGAGAAAATGCCGATGTATATATAAGACATATTATAATTATTCCCGATATTTTTTTTGTCATAGCTTTAAAAATCTACATTCTTATTATTTTGAATTCTGTTCGTCTGTTTTGTTGATGTTGTGCTTCGGTACATTCAACTTTTTGGCCGCCTTCGCATCCGCATTTATTTATTAATTTATTTTCACCGTATCCTTGACCTGATATTCTTGTGGGGTTTGTAATACGAACTTTTATATAATGTGCAGATGCTTTTGCTCTTTTGTCGGATAATTTTAAATTATAAATTGAAGATCCTCTGCAATCTGTATGCGATGAAAGTTCTATTTCCATTTTTGGATATTCGTTCATAATCTTAACAATTTTATCTAATTCATTAGCAGCATCAGGCCTGATATTATATTTATTGAAATCAAAATAGATAGGATTTATTTCTAATATTTGTCCTAAATTTTCTCCAATTTTAATTTTTTGCAGATTAATATTAAAGCTATACTCGCCCATTCTGTTTAAAATACCGTTATAAGTTGTAATTTTCGGGGCAAAACCGTCTTTTTCAAAAGTAAAGGTATAATTAACACTGTCGTTTAGTTTATATTCGTTTAATTTAATAAAGAATTCTCCGTTATCGTAAGTTTTTGAAATATTTCTTTCTCCGGTTTTATTATTAATATACGATACTTTAACACCGGCAACAGGAACATTATTTTCTTTATCTGTTACATTACAAAGCAATGTAAAATCAGGCAGCCTTTCAAGAGTCAGATTTTTATATACAAATTCGTCTTCAGTTTTTGTGCTTATATTTGCAAAGGCTGTAATATGCTTGGGCTTAGAGCCTTGCAGCTTGTATTCGGAGTCCGGAGAAACAGTAAATTCATAATTCCCGTTTTTATCGGAAGCAATTATTTTAATAATTTCTCCTTGATTATTATATAGGCTGACATCTGTGTTTGCCAAAGTATTACCGGAATCATCTTTAACCGTCCCTTTAATTATAACATCAATAGTGAACGGTTTCAATAATCTGAAAGAATAAATATCATCGTCTCCTTTTCCTTCTGTTCTGTTTGAAGAAAAGTAACCTTTTCTCATTTTTTTATCGATGATTAATGCAAAATCGTCAAAATTACTGTTGACCGGAACGCCTACATTTTTCGGTTTGGTAAAACCGTTTTCTTTAATTTTAGAAAAATATATATCTAAACCTCCCAAACCTAATAATCCGTCGGAAGCAAAAAATAAGAAACCGTCTTTATGAATAAACGGGAACATTTCATTGCCTTCAGTGTTTATAGTTCTTCCAAGATTTTTTGGGGCACTCCATTCTCCTAATTTATTTC comes from the Bacteroidales bacterium genome and includes:
- a CDS encoding citrate (Si)-synthase; amino-acid sequence: MSTLKKRLKEKIEAHRPRTIKLLKEYGDVKVGEVTIAQAMNGMRGVKGLTTDISYLDPEEGIRFRGKTIPEVMEVMPKPAGKDYPYVEGFWFFLLTGDVPTQKEAEEVVEEFKERRQLPQYVIDLLRAMPGKTHPMAMFSAALLSMQQESKFARYYSSGKFNKMDAWEYMYEDATDIIARIPSVAAYIYRMRFKSDMIIEPDYTLDMGGNFAHQMGIPDPYDDVARMYFILHSDHESGNVSAHTTHLVGSALSDAYYSLSAGLNGLAGPLHGLANQEVLSWVQGVREKMGGKVPSEDEMKKFVWDTLNSGNVIPGYGHAVLRKTDPRYQSQREFCLKHLPNDELFKFVDILYKVVPDILKEHGKAKNPWPNVDAQSGVIQWFFGLREYDFYTVLFGVGRAIGVLANLTWDRALGYAIERPKSLTTDMLEKIAGIK
- a CDS encoding OmpA family protein, which gives rise to MTKKISGIIIICLIYTSAFSQNNQTIKGDLFYESYSYTECIEKFEGISDKSNELKRKLAESYFKTGNYVKSEEYYSQLANDDNKISDDIYNYAFVLSVNKKYSESEKWMVLFNKVNSSDKRGKEYIKNKGFYTKLLEDKNQFEIKNIDFNNEQEDFGTSYYKNKIVFASSRKQTQFVNRKWNWNKLPYLDLYIAETENGNLVKIKPFKKSINKKYHEGPASFSENGTFMVFTRNNYTGKSSDNVNKLQLYFSEFEKGEWKDPSPFLFNSKEFSTAHASLTPDGKTMYLASDMPGGFGGVDLYISKLNEDKIWTEPVNLGEKINTEGNEMFPFIHKNGYLFFASDGLPGLGGLDIFMTKVSENDFSTPLNPGIPINSSYDDFSFIIDKEMKTGYFSSSREEGKGNDDIYSFNMLKPFGVEIKGTTKDDKGNILAETNVILFDESGKIIGMQTTDENGNFSFTVETDKKYKLKGVKDKFSNGENIINTKGISGKVNASMILSGKTDFSVFISIMDKKTNEPIENVNVILLNKDTKLTDKFVTNKKGSFEKITKNKKINDKLKYKLILSKDGYMTKSVDYDITLKTEGKQELKMFIDKIEVGMDLNDIIEINPIYFDLNKYAIRSDAAIELDKIVKVMTENPNMIIELGSHTDSRGSDSYNLKLSDKRAKSSAKYIKERISNPNRIYGKGYGETKLKNRCKNGVKCSEKEHQENRRTEFKIIKQ
- a CDS encoding OmpA family protein, whose translation is MTVFKYLIVVALLFLSFSLSAQTGQLKKGDKFYKIYSYSESIEKFEDLPYKTFEINKKLAESYYKTGDYFNAEFYYSEIVDSPKSTSEDIYNYASVLAINQKYTEAEEWMEKFYKLEKGDSRAKLYFENKGFYNLLLTDKEQFRVKNLDINTEQQDFGTAFYNDKIVFASTRKGTRLIKRIWNWNKLSFLDLFIADVEHSQLKNVKPLKKTFNKKYHEGPASYSKDGSFTAFTRNNYGGKSNDGIIKLQIFTSEKENDNWKEAIPFNYNNDNYSVGHPALTADGKTMYFASDMPGGHGGVDIYVSKRNKLGEWSAPKNLGRTINTEGNEMFPFIHKDGFLFFASDGLLGLGGLDIYFSKIKENGFTKPKNVGVPVNSNFDDFALIIDKKMRKGYFSSNRTEGKGDDDIYSFRLLKPFTIDVIIKGTVKDDSGNTLANTDVSLYNNQGEIIKIIASDKNGNYEFTVSPDSEYKLQGSKPKHITAFANISTKTEDEFVYKNLTLERLPDFTLLCNVTDKENNVPVAGVKVSYINNKTGERNISKTYDNGEFFIKLNEYKLNDSVNYTFTFEKDGFAPKITTYNGILNRMGEYSFNINLQKIKIGENLGQILEINPIYFDFNKYNIRPDAANELDKIVKIMNEYPKMEIELSSHTDCRGSSIYNLKLSDKRAKASAHYIKVRITNPTRISGQGYGENKLINKCGCEGGQKVECTEAQHQQNRRTEFKIIRM